TAAAACTTGAGCGAGAAGACTATAGACTGTTGGAAAGTTTAGGAAGTAATAATGGGAATATTTTCGTTTGGCATTGGTATGGCAAATCGGTTTTCGTTTTCGGTTAAGTTTCTTTTAATTGGTGCCGTATTTACCGGTTTGATGTTATACGCGGGTGGACAAATATATTTTTCTACGGCCAATGATATTGGCAAATTGAATAGAGAATTAATGGCTAATGACTTACTTAAACAGTTAAGGCCTATGTTGTATGCACCTGAGCGCTCGACCATTGCCAGCTGGCGACGTTTTGAGCAAAAAATGGCTGAGGCCGATGTCACTGTGTCGAATAAAACACGCACTAATTTAAATCAGGTGCTGGGTGACGACGATAGCAATATCTCAACACGCTTTAACGGTTTAAATACCTTGCATCGAGAAATTTTAGCCAGTTCAGGCTTAAAATCCGATGCTGATCATGCCGCGCACTTTTTTATTGAAATCGCCTATTTACAGCATCCCAAGCTGGCGTATTTAATGGAAGTTTTGCAAGAGAATACGAAACAAGTTGTTAGCCGCGGTTCGTTTACGCCAGATTCGTTTTTGGCTTTAACAGATTCACAAAATCAAGTTTTACAGCTGTTACATGAAGTCGAGCTTGATGTGCAAATTCTAACTCAAGAACGTCCTGAAACTGCCAAATTATTAAGTCGAGCAACCGAACTGGTTGAGCAATTTGCGACTATGGTTAAGGCGCGTATTCTTGACCCTGATACCATAGCTATCAATATTAGTCAGTTGCAATCGCATATAACGCAAGTTGATGATGCAATGCAGAAAATTTTAGCGATCAGTACTGAAAGCCTCGAAACATCTTTAACTGAGCGTTTAGCCGCAAAACAAAGTACGCAGGTGATTATACTGGCGCTATTTACTAGTTTTGGTGGATTTACTCTTTATATTTTGCTGTGCATTGGTAAATCTATTCGCGTCAATGCCGATTTAGTCAGCCGTTATACCAATGCCGTTGCGGGTGGTGATTTAAGTCAGTCATTGTCGATCCCTTCTAACGATTCATTAGGTGAGATTGGCAATTATTTAAATGCAACCGTAAATGAATTGCATAGCAAAATTCAGCAGATTGACCTAGCTAACCAACATATTCAAACCGCAACTAATACGGTTGGGCAGAGTGTGCGCCATTCGTTTATGCAAGTGGAAGAGCAGCAAACACAAACTGAGCTAGTCGCAGCAGCCACCGAACAGATGGCGTCTACTGTATCTGAAGTGGCCAATAATGCCGAAACGGCGGCTCTTGCAACTAAAAGTGCAAATGATGCGGCGCATAAAGGGCGTGACTTTGTTTTTGCGACGATAGACAAAATTGATACGTTAGCCAATGACATAAACCTTGCTAGTGAAGCGATTAATCATTTGCAGCAAGAAGTATTAAAGATTTCAAGTGTGTTAGAGGTCATTACCACTATTGCTGATCAAACGAATTTGTTGGCATTGAATGCAGCAATAGAAGCGGCTCGCGCTGGCGAACATGGTCGTGGTTTTGCGGTTGTCGCGGAAGAGGTGCGTTCACTGGCGCAAAAAACCCAAACGTCGACGGAGGAAATTAGCAAGATGATCAGTACTTTGCAGCAGGGAGCTAAAACCTCAGTTGATGTAATGGACAATAGCCAAATTAGTGCTAAACAATCTGTTGATATGATCACTCAGGCAGGCGAGATGTTAGATAACATTCAAAAGGCCATTGAAGAAATCAATGAACAAAATGCCCAAGTCGCCACCGCGACTGAAGAGCAAAGCATGGTCGCTAAAGAGATCAGTAATAATACTGAAAACTTAAAAGTTGCCACTAAGCAAATCACTGACTGTATTGAGCAAATTGTTGAATCCAATAGTGGATTAGAATCTGATGCCCATTCACTTAGTAATTTGGTGTCAGCGTTTAAATTAAGAAGCTAATAGCTGAGATAAAGCGAAATTGCACTGAACTTTTTGTTATCTATAGTCAAAGCGATCGGGTCTTAGGGGAAGCCGTCAAGCTTCGAGACCCCATGAGCATATGCTCTACTATGTGATTGGGGCGAGTAAGCGCTGACAATGAACCATAAGACCTGAGCGAGAAGACTATAATTATCTAAAACGTTAACTCTATCAATAAGGTAAGCAAATATTAGCGGAATTATTCGTGAAAGTTTGCTTACCTTGACTAATCAGCAAATACTAGATGGTAATCATTGCAACTATGGGTCGGCAGACTCTGAGTTTAAGGCTTAGGTTTTTCTGAAACGGTTAACCTAAACTTAAATTCCGCTGGCCATGATTACATAATTAAACAAGCGAGAGATTAATGAATATAGCGCAACTCACTCAACATACATTGGATAACATAGGCAAATTGGTATTGGGTAAAGAGTCGCAAATTCGCTTGGCTTTGTGTTGTTTATTTGCTCGCGGCCATTTGTTAATTGAAGATTTACCCGGAATGGGTAAAACCACTTTGTCCCATGCTTTAGCCCAAGTGATGGGGCTATCTTATCGTCGAGTGCAGTTTACATCAGATTTACTACCGGCTGATATTGTGGGGGTGTCAATTTTTAAACCAGAAACCCAGTTGTTCGAGTTTCATCAAGGGCCTATTTTTTCGCAAATTTTATTAGCGGATGAAATTAATCGCGCTAGCCCGAAAACGCAAAGTGCGCTGTTAGAGGCAATGGAAGAACGGCAGGTCACCGTTGACGGTAAAACCTCCAAGTTGCCTGAACCATTTTTTGTTATTGCTACGCAAAACCCTTTGCATCAGTCGGGCACCTTTCCCTTACCTGAAAGTCAGCTTGATCGCTTTTTGGTTAGGATCACCTTAGGTTATCCAGAGCAAGAAGCAGAGATGGCCATGCTGATGAATAATAAACCTGTCGCTTTGGAGTCGTTACCCGTTTGTATTTCACCCGAGCAGTTATTGGCTATTCAGCAACAAGTTCATCAAGTGACGGTGACTGAATCGTTAGTTGAGTATTTACTTAAATTAGTTAAAGAAAGTCGGGAAAATAGTGAATTTGCGATGGGGTTATCGCCACGGGCATCGAAAGCGTTATTACTAACTGCGAAAGCTTGGGCGTTAATGGCGGGGCGAGATTATGTAACAGCAGATGATTTACAAGCCATTTTACCCGCTGTGGCTGAACATAGATTAAATCAACAATCTATGGCTATGGAATCGGGGTTATCGCAGCGCCTTTTGAGTTTAGTTGAGCCACTTTAATATAGGTGGCGCAAAATGTTTAAAATCCAAGCTAAACCGCGTTTTTTAAGTCGATTCTTGAATAAGCGTTTACCTGCTAAACGTAGGCATGAGCTTAATTATAACACCCTTTTTATATTGCCAAGCCGAGCGGGCGTGGCTGTCATTTTAGTGGCTTTTGCTATTTATGTGATGGGCACCAATTATGCTAATAATCTGGTTTTATTATTGGCTTATATTGTTACTGCTCTATTGATATCCGCCATTTTTTATAGCTTTTTTAATTTGAGTCGCTTGCAAATTCAAATTGAAGCGAGTCAGCCAATTTATTTAGGACAAAAACTGCAGCAACACTTTCGCGTGACTAATCAAAGAGCCGCCTATGCGGTTGAGTTTCTCTACGCAAAGCAACAGCTTGAATTTGATTTACCTGAGCCCGGATCGCACACCGTGAGTTTTGATTATATGCCAGAGCAACGCGGTTGGTTTGAACCAGACCGATTGCGTATATCGAGTCAGGCACCATTTATGCTGTATACGGTTTGGAGTTTGCCACAATTTGCTATTCGGCAATTAGTCTATCCCAAACCACTGGCTTGTCCAGAATGGTTAGCGGGTACTGGCCAAGATGACAGTGACGAGGGTGAAGCAAATCAAAAAAGTCATGATGTGAATGATTTTTATGGCTTGCGAGAATATGTAGCAACCGACCCACTTAAGCATGTGGCGTGGAAGCATTTAGCAAAGGGGAAAGGTTGGTTAACTAAACAGTTTTCAGGACAGGAATCTGAGCTGAAATGGTTTAGCTATCGGTTAATCTATTCGCATTGTGCTAGCCAAAATACGCAATTAACGGGTAATGAATTGCATGAGATGACGTTATCTAAGCTAACTTGGTTAGTACAACAGGCTCATTTAGGCCAAGCCGTTTTTGGCTTGCAATTGCCTAATCAATCATTTCCTCCTGATCAAGGTGAGCAGCATTTAGAGCGTTGCTTAAAAGCCTTAGCATTATCTGAAGTAGGCTTGTGATGACAGTTGTTGTTCGTAATACGCAAACCAATTTAAGTCGGGCGCAATTATACAAAATGCTGGGCTTTATGTTTGTTTCACAAAGTATTTTGTTGACCTACCAAGCTGTACAGCATGTTAATTGGGTGATCTTTTTTTACATACTATGTGCTATTTGGCGCTTTACCGAAATTCAAAAACTCGTGCCGCCGATCACGAAAACCTTAAAAAGCAGTTGCTTTGTGGTGGGGATTATTTTGGTTGGCGCTACTGCTATTGAACATACTATTTTAACAGCCTTGTTTGTTATGTTATGTGTGGCAATTTCCTTAAAGTTATTAGAGTTTAATACCAGTCGCGATCTGTTTGGTATCTTGGTTATTCAGTTATTTTTAACTGCCAGTACAGTGCTGTTCTTTTTCGATTTGCATCATGTTTTGTTACTGACTTTATCTTTATTCCTCATTCTTGCTTGTTTAGTTCAATTTAAGTTACCTAATTTAGCATTAGCCGATAGTTTAAAACGCAGCGGTCAATTGGCTTTGTTTAGTTTACCTATGGCGTTATTTTTATTTTTTATGATGCCTCAGTTACCGCCATTGTGGAAAATGGCCAAACCTAAAGCGGCACCAACAGGTTTAAGTGAGGATGTTAAGCCGGGTGATATTGCTGATTTGGCTGGCAGTAATAAATTAGCATTTAGGGTTGAGTTTCAAAGTACAGCGCCTAAAAATGATCAGCTCTATTGGCGCACTATAGTGCATGAAGAATTTGATGGTGAATCGTGGAAAATGTCACCGGTTATGCGTCGCTGGTTAAAACAGCCGAAACACCGTCGATATCGAACGCCTGTTGATGTATATCAGTTTAATAATACGAACTGGCAATACAATGTTATTTTAGAGGCGTCATATCAACCTTGGATGCCCGCTCTGAGTTTAGCTAGTAGTCAAGACAGTCAGGTTGCGCTATCACCTAACTTAACTTTAGTGAATGAGCAAATATTCAGTAAAGCGACTCAATATAAGGTGGTGTCCTATCAGCAATTGTTGTCTGAGCCTCAGTTAAATTATGCACGTTGGCAAAACTTACAATTACCAGCTCAGGGCAATGAGCGTACCCGTGAATGGGCTCGTCAAGAAAGACAAAAATTTGCTAATGATCTTGATTTTATTAGCCATATTTTAAATCTATTTAACCAGCAAAACTTTAGATACACGTTAAAACCGCCACGTTATGGTGTCGATGGTATCGATAAATTTTTATTTGATGGTAGAGCAGGCTTTTGTGCGCACTATGCCAGTGCCTTTAGCTTTATTATGCGCTCAGTAGGCATACCTGCGCGTGTGGTGTCTGGCTATCAAGGTGGTGAATGGAATCCTAAAGGACAATATTATAGTTTGTACCAGTATGATGCTCATGCATGGAGTGAAGTGTATTTAGGCGACTTAGGCTGGAAGCGTTTTGACCCGACTGCATTTGTTGCGCCTGAGCGAGTTGAACTTAATTTACAGCAAGCCATGCGCGGCCAGGATAGTTTTTTGGCCGATAGTCAGTTTGCGTTGGTAAAATATAAAGACTTACCTTTGGTTAATGATATGCGCCATTGGTTGGCAAATGTTGATTATCAATGGACACGTTGGATAATCAACTACAATCGCAAGAAGCAAGAAAACTTGTTCAAATTATTATTTGGGCAACAGCAAAATTGGCATTTTTACTTAAAGCTGGTGTTGTTTTTATTGGCGGGCGTGGCTGTGTTTGTTTTTCTGATTGTATATATTCAGCGTATAAAACGTTCGCCGAGTCAATCGATAAAATATTATCAATTAGCCTTGAGTCGGTTGGCAAAGTATCAGATCCACAAGCAGCCCGGTGATACGCCTCAGCGTTTAACACCGCAAGTTGCATTAGTTGCTCCTCAATTGCTACCTCATTGGCAATTAATCTGTCAGTTATTGGACGACATTCAGTACAGAAGTTTGACTCCCAAACAATATAAACAGAAATTGAAGCAACTAAAGAAATGTATAGCTTTAATTAAATAATCTAGTCTTCTCGCTCAGGTTTTATGGTTCATTGTCGGCACTTACTCGCCCCAATCACATAATAGAGCATATGCTCATGGGGTCTCGAAGTTTGACGGCTTTGCTTACATGGATGTAAGTACTTAGCGTGAGCAGGATGCGGAAGCTGCCCCTAAACCCTGATCGCTTTGACTAAAGATGTAAGAATTATAGGAAAGTGCCTTAGTTGTGACGGATATAAACTTTAACTGGCTTAAGCTAACATAGCTTATCCCGCGAGATAGTAACTTAATCTTGCGTGTTAAGAGTGTTTGCTTTATGTTAATGGTTTTTTAACGTTAATCGTAAAATCCTCAAAGCTAACAAATTAAAATTAATTTTATGACTATACCTGTACTTATTTGTGATGACTCAGCGTTGGCGCGTAAGCAAGTCAAAAAAAGTTTACCTGACGGCTGGGACATCGACGTTAATATGGTTTCTAATGGCAGGGAAGCAATTGATTATTTACGCCAAAACCAAGTCGGCGTTTTGTTTCTTGATTTGACTATGCCAGAGATCGATGGTGTAGGTGTATTGGAAACCAACAAGGCTGAAAAATTAGTCGACTTCGTTATTGTCGTGTCGGCCGATATTCAACCCGATATGAAAAAGCGTGTTGAAGAGTTGGGCGCTTTAGCGTTTATTAATAAACCAGTTAATACTGCTAAGCTTAATGATATTCTGAAAACTTACGGGTTGTTGTAAATGGATATAGCTTTAACTGAAGACCAGCGCGATTGTTTACAAGAGCTTATTAATGTTGCAATGGGGCAGGCTAGTGATAAGTTGGCGCGCTATTTGGAAACCTTTGTTCATTTAGACGTGCCCTATATTGAGCTTGTCAGTTCGCAAGGGCTACCAATTGTGTTTGCTGAAAAGTATGCTGGCGGTAACGTTTCTGTCGTTAGCCAAGGGTTTTATGGCAACGAAGGGATCCGCGGTGAATCTTTGCTTATATACAGCTTGGACAACGCCAAAGAAGTCGCTAGTTTGTTAGGTTACGAACCAGAAGAAGCCAGCGAAAACGAGCAATTAGCCGATATTAGTTCAATATTAACTACGACATTCTTAAATGGTCTCGCTGAGCAAATTGAAAATCAAATGTCCTATAGTGCGCCACGTTTGGTTTCTTCCATTAATAAATCCCTTGATACGCATTTAGAACAGTTATCGTTTAATTGGGAATTAGCATTAAAGGTAGATATTAGTTACCAAGTGACCGACTTTTCATTTAATTGTGACATGGTGCTGCTGATCCCTGGTGAGGCCATTCAAAATATACAAGCTGTGCTTGACCGTATACTAGAAGATTACTAATTGGGTAGGTTAAATCATTGAATATCACTGATCTTAAGTCATTTGTATTTGAGCATATTAATTCTGGGGTCATTGTGGTTGATCCCGAGTATAAAGTGATATTGATTAATAACTTTTTCAAAATTCACGCCTCATTATCCCGTCGCGAAGCTTGCGGAACTAATTTATTCGATTTGTTTAACGAACTACCGGTCAATTGGTTGAAACGCAAGTTACAGAGTGTTTTTTTGCTTAACACGCCTGCGTTTAGTTCGTGGGAGCAGCGCCAATATCTTTTCAAGATGTCTCATACTCGGCCTATTACGACCGAAAATGAATTTATGGCACAAGATGTGACCATGCTGCCTATCGTTAATGACCAAGGGCAAGTATGTAAAGTTTGTATTATTATTGAAGATGTAACGGACGTTTGTTACTACCAACAGCAACTTAGTAATGCCATGGCTAAGTTAGAAAAATCAAATCAAACAGACGGCTTGACTCAAGTCGCTAATCGGCGCTTTTGGGAAGAGCGCTGTGTGGTGGAGTTCGATACCGCTCGTCGCCATCAACAACCCTTGTCTATGATCTTGTTTGACCTCGATAAATTTAAAACGATTAATGATACTTATGGTCATCGTGGTGGGGATTTGGTTTTAGTTGAAGTGGCGCAAAAAGTGAAAAGCCTGTTACGTAGCGCTGATGTATTAGGGCGCTATGGTGGTGAAGAGTTTGGTATTATTTGCCCGCATACCGATGGCGAAGGGGCTTATGATTTAGCTGAACGGATCCGCAAGGAAATTCAAATGCACAAAATAGTATTTGAAAAGCAAACCATCTTTGCCAGTATAAGTATTGGGGTGATTGAGATCCAAGATCACTATAAATCTTATGAAGATATGATAGGCCGAGCTGATATGGCTTTATATCAATCTAAGCGCGAAGGACGTAACCGAGTTACTTTATATAAAGCATAGGTATAAGTTTCTGTAAAAAATCAGTTGACACTGATCGCCCTATCCGGAAAATGTGCCCCCTATGAAAATCATGACCAGTGTTATTACAACCATTATTATTACGATCACCACGCGATAGGGGTGGTCACGGTTGCGCTTGTCTGAATAAACTAAATTACAAGAGCCCGTGACTTGCAAAGGTCACGGGCTTTTTTTTGTCTCAGAAGATAGGAAAGGAATTGATGCAAGTATTAAAATTCGGCGGCTCATCGTTAGCCAATGCTGATAAATATCAGGCCGTAAAAAACATTGTATTGGCTCAACACGCTTCCCAACCGGCTGCTGTTGTTTTATCAGCGCCTCAAGGTGTAACAAATAATTTAGTCGCTATTGTTAAAGCTGCGATTGCGGGTGACAACACGAGTGCGCTTTACACCCAACTTGAGACAACCTTCACCTCGATTGCTCAGGATTTAGCTGCGCAGTATGCTAATTACAACAAAGCTCATTTAGAGTCGGTTATCGCCGAAAAGCTCGCTTTTTTGAAAGCGCGTATTGAAGGTATTAGCCTGCTTGGCCAATGTCCAGATGCCATCAATGCGCAAATTATATGCTTGGGTGAATTTGTTAGTGTTGAACTATTCGCTGAGCTTTGTAAAGCCAATGGCACGAACGCTATTGTCATTAATCCAGTTGAGCTTATTTTAGCTCACGGAGCGCCATTAAATTCATTAGCGGATATTGAGGTAAGCAGGGCAACATTTGCTAAGCAATCTTTTCCAGAAAATACCGTATTAGTTATGCCGGGCTTTTGTGCGGGTAACGAAAACGGTGAACTAGTGACATTAGGCCGCAATGGTTCTGATTATTCTGCGGCTATTTTAGCGGCATGCTTGAATGCTTCTGTTTGTGAAATTTGGACCGATGTGGATGGTGTATACAATGCAGACCCACGTCGAGTATACGAAGCGCAATTATTAGAACAGTTGTCTTATCAAGAAGCGATGGAGCTCTCATACTTTGGTGCAAGTGTCTTGCATCCGAAAACGATTGGCCCAATTGCTCAATATTCGATCCCTTGTCGTATTAAAAATACGCTTAACCCAAGTGCTCCAGGTACACTAATTACGGATGAAAGCATAGATACAGAGCATGTTGTTAAAGGTATTTCCACTTTAGATAACATCACTATGATAAATGTCGCTGGCCCTGGAATGAAAGGGATGGTGGGCATGGCAAGTCGTATTTTTGATGCTATTTCACGAGCGCATGTTTCTGTTTTAATGATTACCCAATCTAGCAGTGAGTACAGCATTAGCTTTTGTATTTATACGGAAGATGAGGACAAAGCTCGTTCCATACTAAATGATGAATTTGAGCTTGAATTAACCAACAAATTGTTAGAACCCATTGAGTTTAGAAGCGATTTGTCTGTTATTTCTATTGTTGGTGATGGCATGCGCCAAACCAAAGGTATAGCAGCGCGATTCTTTAGTTCATTAAGTCAAACCAATGTTAATATCGTCGCGATAGCTCAGGGTTCGTCAGAACGCTCTATTTCTGCGGTTATTGAAGGCTCTAAGAGTCAGGACGCGATAAAAGTGATACATCAAAACTTCTTTAGTAATTTACATGTGGTCGATGCGTTTATTATCGGTTGCGGTACTGTGGGTAAAGCGCTCATCAGTCAAATAGAAAAGCAACAAAGCTTTTTACAAGAACGAAATATTAGCTTGCAAGTATATGGCTTGGCTAATAGCCGCCAGTTAGCGTTGGCAGAAAATGGTATTAAATTAAATGAATGGCAAGCTGCACTTGAAGACGCTAAGCAAGCTTTTTCATTGGAACGTTTAAAAACGTTTGTCGAAGAAAATCATTTAATTAACCCTGTCATTATTGACTGTACCAGCAACGAAACAATTGCCGATATGTATGTTGATTTTCTGCAAGCTGGTTTTCATGTTGTTACCCCAAATAAAAAAGCCAATACCAGTACAATGGCTTACTATCATGAGTTACGAGAAGCGGCTAAAGAAAATAAACGTCGCTTTTTATACGAGACCAATGTAGGGGCTGGCTTACCTGTTATTGATACATTGCAAAACTTATTGCATGCGGGTGATGAATTAACGGGTTTCCAAGGTATTCTTTCCGGCTCTTTATCTTATATCTTTGGTAAATTGGACGAAGGTATGAGCTTGGCTGATGCAACAACGATTGCTCGTGACAACGGTTTTACCGAACCTGATCCTCGTGATGATTTAAGTGGTATGGATGTCGCGCGTAAATTGTTAATTATGGCGCGTGAAGCCGGTATGGACATGGAGTTGGATGATATTGACGTTGAGTCAGTATTACCAGCCTCATTTAACGCCGAAGGTTCAATTGATGAGTTCATGGCAAACTTACCGAATGCCAATGCGTATTATGAAAAATTAGCCAGTGATGCTAAAGCCGAAGGTAAAGTGCTGCGCTATGTTGGCTTAATTGAAAATGGTAAGTGTAAGTGTAGCATCGAAGCCGTTGGTGCTGACCACCCGTTATTTGCTATTAAAGATGGTGAAAATGCCTTAGCGTTACAAAGTGTATATTATAACCCTATCCCATTGGTGATCCGTGGTTATGGTGCAGGTGCAGATGTGACAGCAGCAGGTTGTTTTACCGACTTAATGCGTACAGTCAGTTGGAAGCGTGAGGTTTAACATGGCGGTAACAGCTTATGCGCCAGCGTCAACTGGTAATGTGAGTTTAGGTTTTGATATTTTAGGCCTAGCTTTGAAACCAACAAATGGCGCTTTGTTGGGTGATCGTGTCACAATTTTTGCCACAGCAGATGAGTTTGAATTAAGTTTAGCGGGTCGCTTTGCTAATAAGTTACCATCTGATGCCAAGCAAAATATCGTTTATGACTGCTTTGTTGGCTTTCAAGCTGAGTTGGCTGCTCAGGGTAAAGCGATCCCTGCGGTTAACATGCAACTTGAAAAAAACTTGCCTATAGGCAGTGGTTTAGGTTCTAGCGCGTCATCGATTGTTGCCGCACTTGCCGCATTAAACGCCTTTTTTGAGTATCCATTAGACAAAGAAACCTTGTTACGTTTAATGGGGAAATTAGAAGGGCAAATCTCAGGCAGTATTCATTATGATAATGTCGCTCCTTGTTATTTAGGCGGCTTACAACTAATGGTAGAAAGCGAAGACAAGGTCAGTATTACATTACCTTGTTTTGATGACTGGTATTGGACTATTTGTTATTCGGGAGCCAGTGTTTCTACGGCCGCCGCGCGCGATATTTTACCAAAAGAATACTCAACTAAAACGACAATTGATTTTGGCCGCCAGCTTGCGGTATTTACTCATGCTTTGTACGCTGGCGACAAACCTCTCGCAGCGTCTATGATTAAAGATGTATTGGCTGAACCTTATCGTAAGTCTTTATTAGCGGGATTTGATGATGCTCGGGCTTATGCCGAGTCGCAAGGTGCCTTAGCTTTTGGTATTTCGGGCTCTGGCCCAACAGTATTCGCTGTTTCAGAAAGTGCAGAAGCAGCAGAGAACATTCGTGCATGGCTGCAAGACAATTATTGTCAAAATGAATTCGGTTTTAGCCATGTTTGTAAAATTGATAATGATGGTACAGCCATCACAGAGGACAAATAAGTGGAATTGTTTAACTTAAAAGATCCTTCAGAAGTTGTAAGTTTTAGCCAAGCGGTTCAGCAAGGTTTAGGTAAAAATCAAGGCTTATTCTTTCCGAAAAATATTCCAACCATTGACGATATTGATAGCTTTCTTGCAAAGCCATTTAATCAACGTAGTGCAGAGTTATTGGGTCAGTTTATCGGTGATGAAGTTGATGCAGCGACTTTACAAAAAATGGTGGATAACGCCTTTCAATTTCCTGCTCCGGTAAGCCAAGTTTCAGACAATGTTTATTCATTAGAGCTTTATCATGGTCCAACTTTAGCGTTTAAAGACTTTGGCGCGCGTTTTATGGCACAGTGTTTAGCGCAATTTAGTGATAAAGAAAAAATTACTATTTTAACAGCGACATCGGGCGATACTGGTGCAGCTGTTGCTCATGCGTTTTATGGTTTAAAAGGTATTGATGTTGTTATTCTTTATCCT
This genomic window from Saccharobesus litoralis contains:
- the thrA gene encoding bifunctional aspartate kinase/homoserine dehydrogenase I; amino-acid sequence: MQVLKFGGSSLANADKYQAVKNIVLAQHASQPAAVVLSAPQGVTNNLVAIVKAAIAGDNTSALYTQLETTFTSIAQDLAAQYANYNKAHLESVIAEKLAFLKARIEGISLLGQCPDAINAQIICLGEFVSVELFAELCKANGTNAIVINPVELILAHGAPLNSLADIEVSRATFAKQSFPENTVLVMPGFCAGNENGELVTLGRNGSDYSAAILAACLNASVCEIWTDVDGVYNADPRRVYEAQLLEQLSYQEAMELSYFGASVLHPKTIGPIAQYSIPCRIKNTLNPSAPGTLITDESIDTEHVVKGISTLDNITMINVAGPGMKGMVGMASRIFDAISRAHVSVLMITQSSSEYSISFCIYTEDEDKARSILNDEFELELTNKLLEPIEFRSDLSVISIVGDGMRQTKGIAARFFSSLSQTNVNIVAIAQGSSERSISAVIEGSKSQDAIKVIHQNFFSNLHVVDAFIIGCGTVGKALISQIEKQQSFLQERNISLQVYGLANSRQLALAENGIKLNEWQAALEDAKQAFSLERLKTFVEENHLINPVIIDCTSNETIADMYVDFLQAGFHVVTPNKKANTSTMAYYHELREAAKENKRRFLYETNVGAGLPVIDTLQNLLHAGDELTGFQGILSGSLSYIFGKLDEGMSLADATTIARDNGFTEPDPRDDLSGMDVARKLLIMAREAGMDMELDDIDVESVLPASFNAEGSIDEFMANLPNANAYYEKLASDAKAEGKVLRYVGLIENGKCKCSIEAVGADHPLFAIKDGENALALQSVYYNPIPLVIRGYGAGADVTAAGCFTDLMRTVSWKREV
- the thrB gene encoding homoserine kinase; amino-acid sequence: MAVTAYAPASTGNVSLGFDILGLALKPTNGALLGDRVTIFATADEFELSLAGRFANKLPSDAKQNIVYDCFVGFQAELAAQGKAIPAVNMQLEKNLPIGSGLGSSASSIVAALAALNAFFEYPLDKETLLRLMGKLEGQISGSIHYDNVAPCYLGGLQLMVESEDKVSITLPCFDDWYWTICYSGASVSTAAARDILPKEYSTKTTIDFGRQLAVFTHALYAGDKPLAASMIKDVLAEPYRKSLLAGFDDARAYAESQGALAFGISGSGPTVFAVSESAEAAENIRAWLQDNYCQNEFGFSHVCKIDNDGTAITEDK